Proteins from one Gossypium raimondii isolate GPD5lz chromosome 8, ASM2569854v1, whole genome shotgun sequence genomic window:
- the LOC105791292 gene encoding glucan endo-1,3-beta-glucosidase 11 isoform X2 gives MDLPEFFCYVSILSCLFPIMVNSIGINYGQIANNLPSPEDVVPLVKSIGATKIKLYDADPRVLKAFANTDVEFMVGLGNEYLDKMRDPTNAQAWVKENIQPHLPATKITSIFVGNEVLTLNDTSLSDCLLPAMQSVHAALLNFGLDKQVTVTTTHSLAILQTSYPPSAGAFREDLMDPLCETLNFHQKTGSPFLINAYPYFAYKGNPEQVPLDFVLFQPNQGVTDPQTHLHYDNMLYAQIDAVYSALASLGYKKLLVHISETGWPSKGDEDEAGATPENAEKYNGNLIKLMSGKTGTPMRPNSDLNIYIFALFNENMKPGPTSERNYGLFKPDGTPAYPLGITPNNVVGRNTTVGGGRFGNAVTNPYYPMSSSTGYMSISSARQRYQLLGHVVRMVPLLIIKTLV, from the exons aTGGACTTGCCTGAATTCTTCTGCTATGTTTCAATTTTAT CTTGTTTGTTTCCAATTATGGTTAATTCGATTGGGATAAATTATGGACAAATAGCAAACAACCTTCCATCCCCAGAAGACGTGGTGCCACTGGTGAAATCAATCGGagcaaccaaaattaaactttacGATGCAGATCCCAGAGTCCTTAAGGCGTTTGCAAACACCGACGTTGAATTCATGGTTGGTTTAGGCAACGAGTACTTGGACAAGATGCGAGATCCAACCAATGCCCAAGCATGGGTGAAAGAAAACATTCAACCCCATTTACCAGCCACCAAAATCACCTCCATCTTTGTCGGCAACGAGGTTCTCACTTTAAACGACACTTCTCTCTCCGACTGCCTTCTCCCGGCAATGCAAAGCGTTCATGCTGCGCTGCTTAACTTCGGACTGGATAAACAGGTGACCGTCACTACAACACATTCCCTAGCCATTCTTCAAACCTCTTATCCGCCTTCAGCTGGGGCGTTCCGTGAAGATTTGATGGATCCTTTGTGCGAAACGTTGAATTTCCATCAAAAAACTGGCTCTCCTTTTTTGATTAATGCCTATCCCTACTTTGCATACAAGGGAAACCCCGAGCAAGTTCCATtggattttgttctttttcagCCAAACCAAGGAGTTACCGATCCACAAACCCATTTACATTACGATAACATGTTGTATGCTCAAATCGACGCCGTTTACTCTGCTTTAGCTTCCTTGGGTTACAAGAAACTCCTGGTTCACATATCGGAAACTGGGTGGCCTTCAAAGGGAGATGAAGACGAGGCAGGAGCGACGCCCGAAAATGCTGAAAAATACAATGggaatttgattaaattgatgtcGGGAAAAACAGGGACTCCAATGAGGCCGAATTCGGATCTTAACATTTACATTTTTGCTTTGTTTAATGAGAATATGAAACCAGGTCCCACTTCAGAGAGGAATTACGGGTTGTTTAAGCCAGACGGAACACCCGCGTATCCTCTTGGGATCACTCCTAACAATGTCGTCGGGAGAAATACGACCGTCGGTGGTGGACGTTTCGGGAATGCCGTAACGAACCCGTATTATCCGATGAGTTCTTCCACAGGTTATATGTCCATTTCTTCCGCAAGG CAAAGATATCAAttattggggcatgtggtgcgGATGGTGCCATTGTTGATTATTAAAACCTTGGTTTAG
- the LOC105791292 gene encoding glucan endo-1,3-beta-glucosidase 11 isoform X1 — protein sequence MDLPEFFCYVSILSCLFPIMVNSIGINYGQIANNLPSPEDVVPLVKSIGATKIKLYDADPRVLKAFANTDVEFMVGLGNEYLDKMRDPTNAQAWVKENIQPHLPATKITSIFVGNEVLTLNDTSLSDCLLPAMQSVHAALLNFGLDKQVTVTTTHSLAILQTSYPPSAGAFREDLMDPLCETLNFHQKTGSPFLINAYPYFAYKGNPEQVPLDFVLFQPNQGVTDPQTHLHYDNMLYAQIDAVYSALASLGYKKLLVHISETGWPSKGDEDEAGATPENAEKYNGNLIKLMSGKTGTPMRPNSDLNIYIFALFNENMKPGPTSERNYGLFKPDGTPAYPLGITPNNVVGRNTTVGGGRFGNAVTNPYYPMSSSTGYMSISSARQQRYQLLGHVVRMVPLLIIKTLV from the exons aTGGACTTGCCTGAATTCTTCTGCTATGTTTCAATTTTAT CTTGTTTGTTTCCAATTATGGTTAATTCGATTGGGATAAATTATGGACAAATAGCAAACAACCTTCCATCCCCAGAAGACGTGGTGCCACTGGTGAAATCAATCGGagcaaccaaaattaaactttacGATGCAGATCCCAGAGTCCTTAAGGCGTTTGCAAACACCGACGTTGAATTCATGGTTGGTTTAGGCAACGAGTACTTGGACAAGATGCGAGATCCAACCAATGCCCAAGCATGGGTGAAAGAAAACATTCAACCCCATTTACCAGCCACCAAAATCACCTCCATCTTTGTCGGCAACGAGGTTCTCACTTTAAACGACACTTCTCTCTCCGACTGCCTTCTCCCGGCAATGCAAAGCGTTCATGCTGCGCTGCTTAACTTCGGACTGGATAAACAGGTGACCGTCACTACAACACATTCCCTAGCCATTCTTCAAACCTCTTATCCGCCTTCAGCTGGGGCGTTCCGTGAAGATTTGATGGATCCTTTGTGCGAAACGTTGAATTTCCATCAAAAAACTGGCTCTCCTTTTTTGATTAATGCCTATCCCTACTTTGCATACAAGGGAAACCCCGAGCAAGTTCCATtggattttgttctttttcagCCAAACCAAGGAGTTACCGATCCACAAACCCATTTACATTACGATAACATGTTGTATGCTCAAATCGACGCCGTTTACTCTGCTTTAGCTTCCTTGGGTTACAAGAAACTCCTGGTTCACATATCGGAAACTGGGTGGCCTTCAAAGGGAGATGAAGACGAGGCAGGAGCGACGCCCGAAAATGCTGAAAAATACAATGggaatttgattaaattgatgtcGGGAAAAACAGGGACTCCAATGAGGCCGAATTCGGATCTTAACATTTACATTTTTGCTTTGTTTAATGAGAATATGAAACCAGGTCCCACTTCAGAGAGGAATTACGGGTTGTTTAAGCCAGACGGAACACCCGCGTATCCTCTTGGGATCACTCCTAACAATGTCGTCGGGAGAAATACGACCGTCGGTGGTGGACGTTTCGGGAATGCCGTAACGAACCCGTATTATCCGATGAGTTCTTCCACAGGTTATATGTCCATTTCTTCCGCAAGG CAGCAAAGATATCAAttattggggcatgtggtgcgGATGGTGCCATTGTTGATTATTAAAACCTTGGTTTAG